The genomic segment TCCCAAGTTTTCGAATAAATAAAGGCCTTCCGTGCCGGGCGCGACGATGTCGGGGTAGCCGTTGCCGGTGATATCCTGGATCCACATATAGATGCCGTTGCCCGAGCCTTCGCCCGCGGGGCCGTAATCGATGACATGCTTCTCGAAGGCGCCGCCGTTGATCTTGAAGTAGTACAGGAACAGCGGATCGTCGAAGCCCGGATCGTTGTCGTGGGCCAAGTAGCGCTTGCCGGTGACCAGCTCCAGCTCTCCGTCGAGATCGAGATCGACGAGCATCAGATCGTGATACTGCGAGGCGGTCGTATCGATGTCGTGGCGGATCCAGCTGCGGGAGCCGTCCGCTTCCAGTCGCTGCTCGTACCAGTGCAGGCCGTAGTCATGCGCCTGGCCGACGATCAGATCGCACAGGCCGTCGCCATTGACGTCGTAGCCGAGCACCGGCACGCTGGCTGAGCCAAGCGAGAACTCGGGGTGGAACGTCCACGGTCCCGCGAACGGGTCTTCCGGCTGTTCCAGCCAGCCGTTCGACAGCACGATGTCCGTGCGCCCGTTGCCGGTAATGTCCGCAAAACCCATGCCATGCCCGCTCGGACCTTCAGAGATGACGGTCTTGCCGAACTTCCCCGTCCCCTTGCCGTTCTCGTCGACGATCAGCTTATAGAAGGCTTGCGGCGCTCCCGGCGTGTTGGGAAAAATCTCGGGCACGCCGCAGCCGTCGATATCGAAGTAGCGGATCGTCTCGATTGGGGTAGAGGGATCGATCTCGATCGTCTCCCATTCCGCGCCGGCGATCCCCGGGTTGCGTCGCCATTTGAGCGCGCCTCCCCACCAGGAGCCCGTCACGATATCGATCTTCCCGTCCCCGTCCACGTCCATCGGGAAGTCGGAAAAGTCGTCCCGGTAATGCGCGTAGGCCGCCAGCTCGCA from the Cohnella hashimotonis genome contains:
- a CDS encoding FG-GAP repeat domain-containing protein; translated protein: MPIQFNKRKLSDETFEACSVFDVDGDGTLDIVSGGYWYQGPDFVQKHKICELAAYAHYRDDFSDFPMDVDGDGKIDIVTGSWWGGALKWRRNPGIAGAEWETIEIDPSTPIETIRYFDIDGCGVPEIFPNTPGAPQAFYKLIVDENGKGTGKFGKTVISEGPSGHGMGFADITGNGRTDIVLSNGWLEQPEDPFAGPWTFHPEFSLGSASVPVLGYDVNGDGLCDLIVGQAHDYGLHWYEQRLEADGSRSWIRHDIDTTASQYHDLMLVDLDLDGELELVTGKRYLAHDNDPGFDDPLFLYYFKINGGAFEKHVIDYGPAGEGSGNGIYMWIQDITGNGYPDIVAPGTEGLYLFENLGPRE